Proteins from one Parasteatoda tepidariorum isolate YZ-2023 chromosome 4, CAS_Ptep_4.0, whole genome shotgun sequence genomic window:
- the LOC107439273 gene encoding hepatocyte nuclear factor 4-gamma isoform X2, whose translation MNPLGSTPGVLVGPDGHAVVTGHLASSVIVQTNSLVVPADSKQRVNSGLHPQQQQLCAICGDRATGKHYGASSCDGCKGFFRRSVRKNHVYTCRFTRSCVMDKDKRNQCRYCRLKKCFRAGMKKEAVQNERDRISCRRPSYDEASNNSGISLSSLLNAEIYSRQMTHIPDGDISSKKVANISDVCESMKQQLLILVDWAKYIPQFCELPLDDQVALLRAHAGEHLLLGLARRSMHLNDTLLLGNDFVIPRQSTEIEISRIGCRIMDELTTTLREAHVDDTEFACLKAIVFFDPYAKGLSDSSRIKVLRDQIQTSLEDYINDRQYESRGRFGEILLLLPALQSITWQMIEQIQFAKLFGMAKIDNLLQEMLLGGASNESAAATSNALSDSNTQSTDPMTNGHTENNNHTATPDTYSSSSIVTQGFKTEPETF comes from the exons CAGATTCAAAACAGCGTGTAAACAGCGGTCTTCATCCTCAACAGCAGCAGTTGTGTGCCATTTGTGGGGACAGGGCGACAGGCAAACACTACGGAGCGTCCTCTTGTGACGGCTGCAAAGGTTTCTTCAGGAGAAGCGTTCGCAAAAACCACGTCTACACATGCCGCTTCACCCGAAGTTGCGTCATGGATAAGGACAAGAGGAACCAGTGTCGATACTGCAGATTGAAGAAGTGCTTTCGGGCTGGCATGAAAAAAGAAG CTGTGCAGAATGAAAGAGATAGAATCAGCTGCCGTCGTCCAAGTTATGACGAAGCATCGAACAATTCAGGCATCTCACTTAGTTCCCTTCTAAATGCTGAAATCTACTCCAGACAG ATGACTCACATACCTGACGGTGATATTTCTTCAAAGAAAGTAGCCAACATATCTGATGTCTGTGAATCTATGAAACAGCAACTACTGATACTCGTGGACTGGGCAAAGTACATTCCTCAGTTTTGCGAACTCCCACTCGATGATCAG gTGGCTCTTCTGAGAGCACACGCAGGTGAGCATTTGCTGCTGGGATTGGCCAGACGGTCCATGCACTTGAACGACACTCTCCTCCTGGGAAATGACTTCGTTATACCTCGACAATCCACAGAGATAGAAATCAGCCGGATTGGTTGTCGGATAATGGACGAGCTGACCACCACTCTACGGGAGGCTCATGTAGACGACACGGAGTTCGCTTGTCTCAAAGCCATTGTGTTTTTTGATCCAT ATGCTAAAGGACTGTCTGACAGCAGTCGTATAAAAGTTCTGAGGGATCAGATTCAGACGAGCTTGGAGGATTACATCAACGACAGGCAATACGAATCTCGTGGTAGATTTGGTGAGATTCTACTCCTACTGCCAGCCCTACAGAGCATTACGTGGCAGATGATAGAACAGATACAGTTCGCCAAACTCTTTGGAATGGCTAAAATAGACAACCTTCTACAAGAGATGCTACTGGGCG gTGCTTCAAACGAATCAGCGGCTGCCACATCGAACGCTCTAAGCGATTCGAACACTCAATCAACAGATCCCATGACGAACGGACACACTGAAAACAACAATCACACAGCCACCCCTGACACCTACTCTTCCTCCTCCATTGTCACTCAGGGATTCAAGACCGAACCAGAAACCTTTTAA
- the LOC107439273 gene encoding hepatocyte nuclear factor 4-gamma isoform X1, with the protein MNPLGSTPGVLVGPDGHAVVTGHLASSVIVQTNSLVVPAADSKQRVNSGLHPQQQQLCAICGDRATGKHYGASSCDGCKGFFRRSVRKNHVYTCRFTRSCVMDKDKRNQCRYCRLKKCFRAGMKKEAVQNERDRISCRRPSYDEASNNSGISLSSLLNAEIYSRQMTHIPDGDISSKKVANISDVCESMKQQLLILVDWAKYIPQFCELPLDDQVALLRAHAGEHLLLGLARRSMHLNDTLLLGNDFVIPRQSTEIEISRIGCRIMDELTTTLREAHVDDTEFACLKAIVFFDPYAKGLSDSSRIKVLRDQIQTSLEDYINDRQYESRGRFGEILLLLPALQSITWQMIEQIQFAKLFGMAKIDNLLQEMLLGGASNESAAATSNALSDSNTQSTDPMTNGHTENNNHTATPDTYSSSSIVTQGFKTEPETF; encoded by the exons CAGCAGATTCAAAACAGCGTGTAAACAGCGGTCTTCATCCTCAACAGCAGCAGTTGTGTGCCATTTGTGGGGACAGGGCGACAGGCAAACACTACGGAGCGTCCTCTTGTGACGGCTGCAAAGGTTTCTTCAGGAGAAGCGTTCGCAAAAACCACGTCTACACATGCCGCTTCACCCGAAGTTGCGTCATGGATAAGGACAAGAGGAACCAGTGTCGATACTGCAGATTGAAGAAGTGCTTTCGGGCTGGCATGAAAAAAGAAG CTGTGCAGAATGAAAGAGATAGAATCAGCTGCCGTCGTCCAAGTTATGACGAAGCATCGAACAATTCAGGCATCTCACTTAGTTCCCTTCTAAATGCTGAAATCTACTCCAGACAG ATGACTCACATACCTGACGGTGATATTTCTTCAAAGAAAGTAGCCAACATATCTGATGTCTGTGAATCTATGAAACAGCAACTACTGATACTCGTGGACTGGGCAAAGTACATTCCTCAGTTTTGCGAACTCCCACTCGATGATCAG gTGGCTCTTCTGAGAGCACACGCAGGTGAGCATTTGCTGCTGGGATTGGCCAGACGGTCCATGCACTTGAACGACACTCTCCTCCTGGGAAATGACTTCGTTATACCTCGACAATCCACAGAGATAGAAATCAGCCGGATTGGTTGTCGGATAATGGACGAGCTGACCACCACTCTACGGGAGGCTCATGTAGACGACACGGAGTTCGCTTGTCTCAAAGCCATTGTGTTTTTTGATCCAT ATGCTAAAGGACTGTCTGACAGCAGTCGTATAAAAGTTCTGAGGGATCAGATTCAGACGAGCTTGGAGGATTACATCAACGACAGGCAATACGAATCTCGTGGTAGATTTGGTGAGATTCTACTCCTACTGCCAGCCCTACAGAGCATTACGTGGCAGATGATAGAACAGATACAGTTCGCCAAACTCTTTGGAATGGCTAAAATAGACAACCTTCTACAAGAGATGCTACTGGGCG gTGCTTCAAACGAATCAGCGGCTGCCACATCGAACGCTCTAAGCGATTCGAACACTCAATCAACAGATCCCATGACGAACGGACACACTGAAAACAACAATCACACAGCCACCCCTGACACCTACTCTTCCTCCTCCATTGTCACTCAGGGATTCAAGACCGAACCAGAAACCTTTTAA